One Candidatus Korarchaeum sp. DNA segment encodes these proteins:
- a CDS encoding TIGR04076 family protein has translation MYELLVVIEEVRGRCAAGYKPGDRFLMRGFYLERMQEARVCLHALSSMLTLVSPMLKGVPAEALGVGSGDLAYVQCPDPGPPVTCGGTVVFRLVRREV, from the coding sequence ATGTACGAGCTCTTAGTGGTCATAGAGGAGGTCAGGGGGAGGTGCGCAGCCGGCTACAAGCCCGGCGACCGGTTCCTGATGAGGGGCTTCTACCTGGAGAGGATGCAGGAAGCCAGGGTATGCCTCCATGCCCTCTCATCCATGCTCACCCTCGTATCCCCAATGCTGAAGGGGGTGCCGGCCGAGGCCCTCGGCGTGGGGAGCGGGGACCTCGCTTACGTCCAGTGCCCGGACCCGGGACCCCCTGTGACCTGCGGAGGTACTGTGGTCTTCAGGCTCGTGAGGAGGGAGGTTTAA
- a CDS encoding HAD family hydrolase has product MSFDLWFTLIWETKEDEELYVRMRLESLRSFLSEEGYEVPLDVLRSVYSATKDFRMVVHPRELLRMLLTRIGFEVSDRSLERALQAYVSSTDGFIPRVNEEALEVLPELRSMGLKLALVTNTSFSRRSVRAILRNVGLDLFDAVITSCEAGFMKPQRAIFSMLLDELGLEASQVVHVGDSCYHDVIGAANAGLRALHYPKLAHLRGVDDSCPGFESIGSLGELMRVLR; this is encoded by the coding sequence GTGTCCTTCGACCTCTGGTTCACGCTGATATGGGAGACGAAGGAGGACGAGGAGCTCTACGTCAGGATGAGATTGGAGTCCCTCAGGAGCTTCCTGAGTGAGGAGGGATACGAGGTGCCTTTGGATGTCCTCAGGAGCGTTTACTCAGCCACAAAGGACTTCAGGATGGTGGTCCATCCGAGGGAGCTCTTGAGGATGCTCCTCACTCGCATAGGCTTTGAAGTGAGCGATAGGTCCCTGGAGAGGGCTTTACAAGCTTACGTAAGCTCAACAGACGGCTTCATCCCCAGGGTCAACGAGGAGGCCCTCGAGGTGCTCCCGGAACTCAGGTCCATGGGGTTGAAGCTGGCTCTGGTGACGAACACCTCCTTCAGCCGGAGGAGCGTCAGGGCCATCCTGAGGAACGTGGGACTCGACCTTTTCGACGCAGTGATCACATCATGCGAAGCGGGATTCATGAAGCCTCAGAGAGCCATCTTCTCGATGCTGCTCGATGAACTGGGTTTGGAGGCTTCCCAGGTGGTACACGTGGGTGACTCCTGCTATCATGACGTGATAGGGGCTGCTAACGCCGGTCTCAGGGCCTTGCACTACCCTAAGTTAGCCCATCTGAGGGGTGTCGATGACTCCTGCCCTGGTTTCGAGAGCATAGGGAGCTTGGGCGAGCTGATGAGGGTCTTGCGTTGA